A stretch of DNA from Cryptomeria japonica chromosome 4, Sugi_1.0, whole genome shotgun sequence:
ctacccatctcatatgtctctgattcaacttactctgactgttcaaatactgcaaggcttgatagtcggtatacaacacaaactccttaggcaataggtaatgtccccacttcttcaaggcttgaactatggcataaaatttctgatcatacattgaatatctcctcctggcatcattcaacttctcactgaaataagctactgctctcccttcttaaCTCAATACGGCTCCAATTGCGGTTCCACTTgaatcacaatctacttgaaacactttgttgaaatccaataaagctaacacaggctgctcaggcactttctgcttcaacagttcaaagcTTTTGTTTTCTTCGGTTGTCcatttgaattctttcctatctcccctcattgtctcagtcacagggttacaaactgaactgaaatttctaattaACTTccggtagtgttgatgtgttttttatgcacataacaatacagaataaattaccaaagtaatttaccctctcttgaacaaaatcacctcagatgctaagaatgagatcaactaaaatgattccaaggtttctacatgtcaggtcttgacgagtgggtaagttcagtggttgatgtgaattgttgtatttcacttgggggcttacgcaaatgtttggattatcatgaatgatgcggaataggtgtgctgacaacttaagatttatcaataaggctctggatttacttcttactaaaaaagggggaaaaagaatagggttcaggaaatctattctaatcctaggaatgtaggaaatgatgaatggatctagtggaatcaaaccaggcaaggtctcacaatcaggtattgacacaagcttagtgcaatcatctaaggtatacttaatgattttcagactattaccatcaaacgtagacaccatccaagttgatgcttgtcaatggacgcataatagttgaagttatgcttactcaaattccaattgaccacacaaggagCACTTATCagtggcaagaggctagtggtatggattaaggattccacacaaataaattcaacaaatcttccactcaatctaacatacatgaaaataaattctaatctaaattctaatctaacttggaggaattgagaaccatgaatgcaaagacaacatttgaagagcaaaatcaccaacaattgaacaatgattaggattcaaatagctgcagcatataccaacaattctacaaaaaactctcgttacaaatgagagacaaaggggcatatatagagtctcttacaaaaatggatggcccagattgatctaagatcaacgaccgagatcatgccaacaaaaccctagaattgccttaattagggttacatcaaaaatggtgccaccaacatatggcccaatgagaagatacctagtcatcatatagagaatcttctagaagattcctccctgcatctctctctctcctagcatactccaagaatccagccaatactaaatctaactcctccatggaaatgctaggcaaggtatcctgctataaatcaatcacatccaatgaatctaagcaagcattcaaagtgttctcccattcaagCATGAGCTTTTGCgaataatgaacatgaatcaacaaagaaacCAAGTCATCaatctaactcttcttcaaagagtccaactggcaaaaatacataaatttcatcttgtctcttaattcggccaagtgtaaaccactagcatcactaacatcaacacccaataattcctcaatcgaggcaaggatcttcatctgaatgtcctgaattaatccttccatctccatacaactcgattgggcgttctcataagttgatttcttcaagggtaatgcacaataccagccatggaaatcatatctgtCTCCATCGTGCACAATGTTCtcactgaccaaggtggaattaggaaccttcttcaatgccaggaggcgtggaatagtcttgtcttgaataggccggaattcttcccaaactccctccaaatactggattctgaatacaagcgttgttgtcttatcatatgcttggacaaactgagtaaggaaatcatctacctttcttgtgctttcaatccacttttccacctccgagtgtgtacctctcgctatctcgcagtgtgaatgtattccatggtcaactgcaataggggaaataagggtgggatcctcacgccttgtccctgcaatatactctttgagtctaatattttcttctttgtacctttcattctccgcaatcgctgtgtctaaccttgcattgattgcttggaggttgtcaccaatctcctgaaATTCTTGCCCTGTGGATGGACGACCAAGGGCGACTGAAGTGATctagaaatccatgggagtagcagtgtCCATTGTCACGCCGGCTCTAGGAACagcaatctgcgcaatccgcattcctgtctcatctctagctatgtgcgacaaaatctccgctctcttgggctccttcttcttagcactcctagctaggtagtcatcaatatcatcaataggctatacctctatcatttgtttacttttttccatGCTTCTCCTCAGCcgttcaggaatagcggccatttccataccatcatcaagacatacttCTCGATCTAGTCCTTTCAATGCCAAgataacatcctcattatcatcaagattatccttagtccaatcatatacttcatttcccaagctaacttccaaaaggacagtaggggattctGGCTAATCActattctcatcaggaggtgcagatgttgctgtggcatggaactcctgaatattctctggtagtatcactgtgttggaacactactgagtctccttattctattctgttacttcaatcacttcgattaaTGAGAcattgggagggggtgaaggaatgataagtggagtgatagtcttttgtttcttcttcacctcctcaatcttcttccctctagccttgacttctccaggcatgctcttccttctcttgggagcttgactctcttcgtctgcatgaaccCTGACATCActaatagtcctctgatcatcctcggaagtagactcttccggcttcatcctttcataagtgaagggaacgcccatgtcaactaatctgttcatctgcatatctacccatgtgcgggagaaattcaagacctctctcatcaatacattcaggtcagtctcttctgactctgaccaatttggcaataggattgccttcttcatttcattctcataatgcgggtgtgtatgatctctatcatctaatacctgatcagggatgaggaaaagtccacacttcctcatgaaatccactaacattctggaccacattcttctcttcactgcttgttcgtccattaagttagcccaataatcctctatgtcaaccttatgaatgaacttctctcctctgatccttccgaccttcttgtctggatcaaatctttctctcttcttgtaggtagcaaatctgtagaatgcaatctcctcacctgcagtgatggcagctatggcggattggcacacctctgacgtcttcccaactgaaatagggaacgtcattcctgtcctgtgcttttctctctggataacatcgaactctagaagctgtctcaccacttccaacaatatcatcctgtcggttggatacctaggaagtctgtagggttcacattgaaacccatgaatcctgaggtatgtgaaagtggggaactgtatataccacaatccatatttttctatcaactctgttgcctccttggacaatcttctgtggattttGCCTTGCAGCAtctgtgtgatgtacatagtgaatgcatcattcactcacttgtagtcttcaattctatgcatactcaattgggggtagcattcataactcttaaattgtccttgcccattcccgacttcacctttgcatattaatcctctgtatgaaacaaatcgtgcaagcaggtacaccagttaagaagtcatggcgaatgacttggaccgctctacatttctCAACTGGAAATCCaagttgtcacttataatcttggaccaattcactagtgttcctctaagacaatcctggatgaggtagaacatccatccatgaaatattgctccctgcggcatccccatcactctgttgagtaggaatatcaaatcactatattcctccttaaaatctatgcacataagtgtcttgggaggagccttggaatgatgagacctaggttcGATCATCCAttctttgttaattaaattcttacatacacccatcttctttgtgtatctgtttgcataatcctccttggtcacatccttcatgtctgttccgcgtggaatttcgaacacctcagcaatggcatcctcGGCGAGGTAGGTGATGACTATGCCTTTGGGACTCttaatcattcttgtgagcggatcgtaacatcgtgcacattccaggatcaactcactacactgtatggattgtggaaacccagcGGCATGGCAAATGCCACTCTTCACAATATTTGCATATGTTGgggaaggaacctgatctctgactctaaacatccgacgctgcatctggtcgaagtccaggAAATCCATGTTTGTATCagcgatctccttccatctggatgagatcttaaactctggataaaatcTAGTCTTCAacagctctttcctttccttgtatcctgaccaaagttcccagactcggactcagctcggactcggcaaggccgactcgactcgtgactcggcgacgactcggcaaaataaaaaacccttgaaatttagagatttttaacaatttaaaacttgtttcatgcacccattattgaataaagcttaaagacactataacatcatcaaatagaagctaatttgatcacatacataaacatacatccatcacatgcgtagaaatgtaaattgtagctaaaagaaatagaaaacatagatatatagagttataaatgttgtcaaatgtatataaaatccatgacatcaaatgttcccaaacatatatataactataaacaaaaacaagtctatggctcaggctctaactcatcctcagcctcagagtagtctatctgcctcctacaaatgcatctaaggtaggtcttggatgactGAGAAGCCATAGTCTCCACCTGTGAGGTGCCTGTGccggatcgtgctctatcctcctcctctgccatagccatagcctcagcctctctgtctgcctggtcaacccactcatggTCCTCCTCAATGAAGACGGGATCAATAGACTCAGTGATCCACTCAGACTCTGGATCGATCTCCGCTAaagtgatcggagaggagtcagtGTCCAAAATCTGTTTGGTCctaagacggaggttgtaatgaacaaaaacaagatcattcaacctctccacagacaatctattacgcctcttcgagtggatgtgctcgaacatggaccaattgcgctcacatccagaagcgctgcatggctggctcaaaatacggatggcaattttttgaaggtttggggttgagggcccaaacatttgccaccatctcTGAAATgacgaaaaagaaaaaaaaatcaaactcatttccaactttaaggctagattataaaatcaaaaattaaaatgcataagccataaacttaagaatcttaagtTTACATATATTTCTACCTGGCTGCAATTGTGTTCGAGCCTCTATGCACATGCTACTTGCGAAGATTGCCCCTTCTCGATTATTATATTTATCCAGCTGGAGCGTTGTACTTGAGGGTGTGCCATCAGTACACAACTTTTGAACCACTGTATACAAGCCACTAAGAAGCTCCTCATCTGCCTTGAAGTCATCACAGAATCGAAATGCCGGATTGAGgtaataggctgctgcatggatgggcctgtgaagctggttctgccatctcctatcaataatctcccaaatggggccatacttatcctcatctcctgcatatatggacctaatggcctccttggccctatccataccctcatatatatatagcccatagagggcttctccccatcaactcctcgtaggagaactacgaggggctcagtgacctacacataatgttaaacaaaaacaattaagtcacaaattaaataaaaaaaaaaagaaaaattgcaaagttaaattgttaataaattaaaattaaattactaaatagtagatactagatagtagatactaaatgttaaattgtaataaatttaccTGCACGATTTCTCCACAGGGGGTCCAAAAAcctggctcatcaaaaatgcaatttaccacatctatccctgcagtggtcgtagcataggatgaggaagtccactcctcaccaacaaacatacgcCTCAAAGCCGCCTTTGATTTTATCAAGGATTTCAGTGTGAGGAAGTTTGAGGCAAACCTCGTGATACCAGGACGAAACAACTCCTTTTgccccgtgtattgcctcataatgctaaggaccaatgcatgattgtagataaacttgctgatatttttggccctttcaactattgatttcacccattcaagcttaccaatatcctccaacatgaggtcaaggcaatgagCCGCACAAGGAGACCAAAAAAtttttgggtgcctctccatcaaaagtttacctgcagcaattttaagttaattagaaattttgatgtgtt
This window harbors:
- the LOC131074116 gene encoding uncharacterized protein LOC131074116, with translation MVEDMKVELEDHRQSWSQKGCTIMTDGWTDRRNRTLLNFLVSCGGSTMFLESIDASSHVKNATYLCEAIEEVIQEVGEENVVQVVTDNAASYVAASKLLMERHPKIFWSPCAAHCLDLMLEDIGKLEWVKSIVERAKNISKFIYNHALVLSIMRQYTGQKELFRPGITRFASNFLTLKSLIKSKAALRRMFVGEEWTSSSYATTTAGIDVVNCIFDEPGFWTPCGEIVQVTEPLVVLLRGVDGEKPSMGYIYMRVWIGPRRPLGPYMQEMRISMAPFGRLLIGDGRTSFTGPSMQQPITSIRHFDSVMTSRQMRSFLVACIQWFKSCVLMAHPQVQRSSWINIIIEKGQSSQVACA